The sequence GCATCGGGCGAGCCCACGCCCTTCCTGGACCGCACCGACCTGCCCACCGACGAGGTCGCCTCCACCGCAGCTTCGGCACGGTCGGCTCACTGCGATTCGCCTACCCGCCGAACTGGGAGTCTCCCCTCGCCACCCGCCCGCGCGACTCGACGTGCGCTGGAGCGGCAGCTGATGAACAGTCGTACCAAGTTCCCCACCAGAAGGAGATCCTCATGCTTCGGCGTATCTCACTCGTTGTAGCCGGTGTGCTCGCGGTCGGCTTCATGGCCGCGGCCCCTGCCGCCGCTCACCCCTCGGACATTGAAGGCTGCTGGGCGTCCGGCGGCTTTGTGAAGGTCGACGACGTCAAGGTCGCGGACTTCGACGCCACCTGCTGGTCCGTCGACTGACAACGAGCCACAGACGGACCGGTGACCAGCCGTATGCGCAACTGCGCATGGCACGCGTCCCGGCCGTCCGCCGCCGGAGACGTCGTACGGGCCGCTGACCGCGGCCCGTACGACGTCGACGCGGCGGCCCTCACCGAGCAGTGGGCGGTGCGGCACAGCTTGTGTGGCGCGCCGAGGGCGGACCCGGGACCGACTGGCAATCCGGCGTCCGCTACGAAAGCGCGAACCCGCCCAGCGCACCCGCCCGCGGACGCGTGACTCGAACGTCGCCCGGCAGCCGTGGGACGAAAGCGAGCACGTGCCGGCGCTCCCCCAGGGACAGTCGCTACCGGTTTGGGCCGACACTCCGCCGCTCACGCGCGCGGCGCCTGGAAGCCGAGAGCTCGTCCGCCTCGCGCCTGTCCTACGGCGGCGCCGATGTCTCCTCCACGCGTCACGCTGCCGGGAACCCGTACTACGCCGCGCAGCGGGGAGCCCTCGGGTCTCGCCGCCCAGGTCGAAGCGAGTGCGGTCACCACACCTCATGACGGGGAGCGAACCACATGCGGGTCGGGTCGAGCCCACGCCTGTCGTTCCTGGCCGTGAGGGTCGTCGATCTGGGTCCACTCCGTGTCGATACGCATGGTGGTCCGGCGCTCGGGGTCGTAAGGGTCCCAGCCCGCATCACCCGTCGATGCGAACCGGATCCATGTCTCGTGCATGCGAGTGGCAAGGTCGGCGGGCGGCCCGTCGGGGCCGAGCAGAGCACGGGCACCGCGCAACCGGGGCAGCCGGGCGAGATCAAAGACGAAAGGCAACTCCACCGCGTGGGCGGCACCGAGCTGACCGTCCAGAGCGTGGGAACGCCACGCGAACTCATAGCCGAACGTGGCGGCCCCGGACCGGCCGGCGTGTGCGTCTGCCAGGGCCCGGCTGCCCGCACCGAACAGCGCGTCGCCCATGATGGCCGACCGCAGCTCGCCGAAGGCCGCTCCCGGGCGGGCCCTGCGGTACGTGTCCACGAGCCGGGCCGGATCGGGATGAGCACGTACCGCGACGGCTTCCACGTCCTGGCTCGTCGAGGTGGCGTAGGTGCCCACCGGGACCAGGTAGAGGTTTCCCTCCTCCGTGTTCGTCCCGATGAGCAGGTCGACGTCGGCACCGAGGCCCGCCACGACGGTATCGGCGGGCTGGGTGTCCAGGACCAGGCTGAAGGGGCTGAGCCCGACCAGCGGGTCGTGGTGGGTCGCTGTCCGCAGGTCGATGCCGGCGAGTGCGGAGGCCGCTTCGACCAGGCGGTCGTCCGGGATCCTCGCGAAGGCGTCGACGTGCGGCTCGATGCCCAGGTGCCGTGCGGCAGCCCCGGTGACACGGGCCGCCTGCTCGGTCGTGAACGCGCCCAGGCCGTTGCCGCTCTGGACGATCGCCCGGCGGAAGAGGCCCGCGGCCTCCGGAGTCGCCAGAATCCCGCCGACGACGGTCGCCCCCGCGGACTGACCGAAGAGAGTGACATTGTGCGGGGCCCCGCCGAAGGCGGCGATGTTGTCCCGCACCCAGCGCAGCGCGGCCACGACGTCGAGCAGGCCGCGGTTCGCGGGCGCCCCGGGAATGTCGAGGAACCCCCCTATACCCAGGCGGTAGTTGAGGGTCACGAGGACGACACCGTCACGGGCGAAGGCAGAACCGTCGTACAGCGCGGACCGCGTCGACCCGGCGACGAATCCACCGCCGTGGACGAACACCATGACGGGCAGGTCGCCGTCCGCGTGGGCGGGTGTCCAGACGTTGACCGTGAGGTAGTCCTCCCCATGGCTCCAACCGGTCCCGAAGTAGGGGGACATGTCCACGCTGCCGAGGCTGCGTTCGGACTGCGGCGCGTTGGGTCCCCGCGCCGTGGCGTCCCGGACCCCGTCCCACGGTTCGTGCGGTTGCGGCGCCGCGAAGCGGCCGGCGCCACGGGGCGGAGCGGCGTAGGGGATGTTCAGGAAAGCCGTGGTGCCGCCCTGGCTCAGGCCGCGGACGGATCCCCTCGTCGTGGTCACGACAGGGTCGGTGTGATCGTTCACTGATGTGCCTCTCCGCAGGGCTCAGCCCTGCTCGGTGTACGGGGCGAAGGCGGCCCAGCCTGTGATGGCGAACCTGCTGCCGTCGCGCACAACTTCCGCGGCGCCGTGGCCGCCCAGGTGCGCGGGAACGACGAGGGCGTTGTTGTCCGCCGCCCAGCCCAGCACCTTGCGGCGGGTGGCGCGCGCCTGCGCGGGGTCCTCGCAGAAGCAACTGTTGGAGTCCGGTTCGAGGATCTGCACAGGACTGTGCAGCAGGTCGCCGACGAGGACCGCTCGGTCCGACCCGGAGGTGAGGGTGAGTACGCAGGATCCGGGGGTGTGTCCCGGGGCGGTGTCCAGACGCAGACCGGCGTCGATCTGGTGGCTGTCCTCCCACAGCAGCGTCTGGCCGGCCTGGTGAACCGGGGCGACACTGTCCTCGAACACGTTCTGGTTGCCGCGTCCGAGTACGGTCCTGTGGCCGTTGTCCGGGTGCCAGAAGTCGAAGTCGTCCTTCGGCATGAGGTAGGTGGCGTTGGGAAAGGTGGGGACCCAAGTACGCCCGTCGAGGTAGGTGTTCCAGCCGACGTGATCGATGTGCAGGTGCGTGTTGATCACGATGTCCACGTCCTCGGGACGGACACCGGCGCGGGCGAGGTTGTCGAGGAAAGCGGTGTCCATCCGGCTCCACACAGGCGCGTACGGGCGCTCCTTGTGATTGCCCACGCCGGTGTCGACGAGGATGGTCCTGCCCTCACTGCGCAGCAGCCAGGTCTGGATCGCCGAGTTGACGATCCGGGTGTCGTCGTCCAGGAAGTCCGGAACCAGCATTCCACGGTTCTCTTCCCATGCCTTCGCGGGGCTTTCCGGAAAGAACGTCTCGGGCGTCATGTCCACGGGCCCGGAGTACTCCCAGACGCGGGTGAGTGAGATGTTCCCCAAGGTAATGGTGTTCATGGCCGGTCTCCACTGTGTCGTCTCATCAGGTGTCTTGCCTCATCGGGTGTGTCGTCTCATCGGGTCGGTCCGTCCGGCGGGACGGCTGCTGTCGGTGACGCGGCGGGAAGGGCGACGCCGGTGGCCATGTGGTCGCGGAGTGCGTCGCGGCGCGTGCGGCCGAGCACCGGGTCCAGGCTCTGGTGAACGTGTGCTCGGCCGTCTCGGACCCGGGGGCGGAGCCGGTCCGGCGGGTGGTGTTGTGCAAGAAATGCTCCTGGATCGGACGGACGGCGGACGGCGGACGGCCGATCGGGTAAGGGCTGAGGGCCGACCGGGCCGGGGAGCCGCCCAGGGCTCAGGCCCACTGCCGACACGGCCGACGGGCGGCCGGGACGGGGTCGCCGGGGGTGAACGGTGCTGAACCCATGTCAGCGGCATCGCGGCGGCCCAGCCAGACCAGGCCGTGCCTATCCCTGGCCGGGGCAGGCTGCCGTTCGGCGGGGCTCGCATACTGGACCCCATGCGCGGACAGCGAGAACTCGGGAACTTCCTGCAGATCCGGCGGGCTCGGCTCCACCCCGAGGACGTCGGCCTGCCGGACTACGGCGACCGCCGCCGCGTACCCGGCCTGCGACGTGAGGAACTGGCACTGCTGGCCGGCGTGAGTGCCTCGTACTACACGCGTCTCGAGCAGGGCCAGTCCGTGGGCGCCTCACCGGAGGTCCTCGACGCCATCGCCCGGGCGCTGCACCTGGACGACGCCGAGCAGCGTCACCTCCACGACCTGGCGGGCAGCATGAAACGACGTGCGGTCGTCCACCACCCGCCCGCCGAACACGTCGACGCGACGACCTTCAACCTGCTGGAGGCCCTCGGTGACGTTCCGGCGCTGGTCAGCGGACGGCGCAGCGACGTGCTCGCATGGAACCGGATGGGGCACGCACTGTTCGCCTCTCACATCGACCCGGCCGCCCCGGCGGATCCCGGCAACCGCCCCAACCTGGCCCGCCTGATCTTCCTCGACCCCCACACCCGCGCCCTCTACGCCGACTGGCCGAGCAAGGCGAGGGCTGTCGTCGAGAACCTTCGTATGACGGCCGGCCGGCACCCCGACGACGCGCTGCTCACCTCTCTCGTCGGCGAGTTGACCATAATGAGTCCGGAGTTCGCCGCCATGTGGGCCGACCACGGTGTCAGCCCCTGCGACTCCGCCGTGTACGAGATGCACCACCCGCTGGTCGGCAGCCTCACCGTGACGCAGCAGAGCCTGCGGCCTCCGCAGGACGAGGAACGGCACATCGTGCTCGCCGTCGCCGAACCCGGCTGCGCGTCGCAGGCCGCGCTCCACCTGCTCGCCCAGGCGACAGCCCCGTCGGCCCGTCTGGAACGCCCTACGGACCACATCTGACCGGGCCACCACGACACGACCGGTTTCGTTGACCAGCCGCTGCACGCTCAACGGTCCGGGCCGGTCCGCCGGGCGGGAGAGGGGACGGTGTGTCGCCTCGTAGACCTGGAGAAACTGCCAGGCCTTGCCATGACCCCCTAGCTCTGCCGAGTCGTGTGGTCGGCTTGCGTGGAGGCGGTGTCGTAGTGCCAGAACGGCCGGACGAGCAGCGCTCCGCCGAGGACGACGACGAGGCACAGCAGCGAACTGCCGCTCCATGCGAGGCCGAGACCGGTGGCCGAGGCCATTGCACCGGCACGCAGGTCGCCGAGCCGGGGCCCGCCCGCGACGACGACGGTGAAGACACCCTGCAGACGACCGCGCAGGGCATCGGGAGTGCAGGTCTGCAGGATCGTCTGGCGGTAGACCGCGCTGACCAGGTCCGCCGCCCCGGCCGCCGCCAGCAGGACCACGGCGGCCAAAAGATGGTCGACCATGCCCGCGAGCGCGACGGCCGCCGACCAGACGGCCACCGCGAGAGCCAGCGCCCGCCCCTGACGGCGTACCCGGCCGATCCATCCGCTGAGGAGTCCGGCTGCGACCGAGCCGATCGCGATGGCCGAGTACAGCAGGCCCGCTCCTCCGTGGAACCGCAGCGCTGCGGCTTCCGGGAAGAGGGCGGTCGGCATCGCCAGTGTCATGGCCGCGATGTCGACCGCGAAGGACATCCACAGCACGGGGGCGGCCGCGATGAAGCGCAGCCCGTCCAGGACCGGACGCAGTCCGCCGGCGCGGATCCGCGTACCGGTCGGCTTGACCGGAGGGAGGCGGAAGGCTGAGTACAGCAGGAGGGAGAACAGCAGAGCGTCGGCACCGTAGGCCCAGCAGTAGCCGTTCGGCAGGGCGATCAGGGCGCCGGCCACCAGCGGTCCGGCGATCTGCCCGACGTTGCCCGCGGTGAAGTACAAGGTGTTCGCGGCGGGCACCAGGTGGGTGGGGACGACCCGGGGGATGATCGCGCCCCGGGCCGCGGACGACATGGCGAACGCACCGGCCTGGACGGCCACGAGAACCAGGATCAGCGGTACCGATCGCACCGCCGCGACGGCCTGGAACAGCAGCGCCAGCGTCGTCGCCCATGTGACGAGCGCCGACGCCAGGTACAGCACGCGGCGGTCGAACCGGTCGGCGACGACGCCTCCGTACAGCCCGAAGACCACGAGCGGCACGAGTCCGGCCAGTCCTGTCAGGCCCACGGACAGGGACGACCGCGACAGCGCGTAGACCTGCACGGGGATGGTGACTCCCGTGACCATGGTCCCGATGTACGCCGCGCTCTGCCCGATCAGCAGGCGTCGGAAGACGGGATGCGCCAGTGGGCGGGTGTCGAGCGCGGCGCCACGCAGACCGGAGGTGATCCGTGATTTCAAAGGGTGAGGGGCGACGGAAGGTCGGTGGTCGGAGGGCGGGATCTGCGGCGTCGTGGGCATGGTCGTCACGCTCGCAGGGCCGTGCAGTGTGCCGCTTCCGTTATTCTGCCGTCATATGTCGGAAAACGGTCAGGCAGCAGGGACGGACAGGGAGCCCAGGGACTCCACCCACGCACATCTCGCGGGTGAGGTCATCGGGCGTCATCAGCACGGCTATCACCAGCTCCTGTACGTCAGCGCCGGTGTCCTGGCGGTCCAGACGGGCGAGGCGTCCTGGGTGGCGTCCAGTGCCCGCGGTATGTGGATCCCGGCGGGGACCTGGCACCAGCACCGGGTGCACGGACACAGTTCCGTGCACACCCTCGGATTCCCCGTCCACGACGTTCTGCTCGACTCCGTGACGCCGGTCGTCGTGGCCGTCGACGCCCTGGTCCGCGAACTGATCATCGCGTGCAGTGAACCGTCCCTCCCGATACCGGAGGCGAACCGCCTCCGTGCCGTCCTGCGGGACCGGTTGCGGCGCGCGCTCATCGAGCCGTTGACGCTGCCCGTGCCCGGGAGCCCTCTCCTGAAGCAGGCCTGTGCGCTGGTGGCCGACGATCTGCAACACCCGCGCACCGCAGTCTGGTTGGCGAAGCGTATCGGGGTGAGCGAGCGCACCCTGGCCCGGCTGTTCAGGACCGAGCTGGGCATGACGTATCCGCAGTGGAGGACCAATGTGCGGGTCTTCCACGCCATGGTGCTGTTGGCGGAGGGCGCCAACGTCAGCGAGACGGGACGGCGATGCGGCTGGGCGACGACCAGCGCCTTCATCGACACGTTCAACCGCACCATGGGACAGACGCCGGGGACCTACCGTGCCCGATCCGGCGCGTGAGGCACATGAGATGAAGGAACGAATGCCGGCCTTCCAAAGGGCCGTTGCGGTCTGTGCCGGAGGACGTGGCGAAGGAGTACCCCCCCCCACCCAGGCTGACGGCGTGCGTGTACGCGGTGGCACCGCCGCATTCTCGACCGCGGGCTTCGGGACCCCCGGCATCTGCGGGGGTACAGGAGTCCGCACCGCACTGTGGAGGCCGACAGACGGGTGCGGCGCCGGGGAGGTCGATCGAGCAGGTCAGCGCAGTGAGTTGACCGCGTAGAGCGTGCCGAGCGCGGCGGCCAGGATGCCGAGCAGGAGGCGTAGGTACATCTCGGGCAGGCGCGGCTGGAGGCGGGCGCCGACGTAGCCGCCGATGAGACCTCCCAGGCCGCAGACCAGGCCGAGGAACCAATCGGGTGCGACGCTGCCGCTGCCGGCCAGGGACAGCAGGGCGTAGGTCGAGGCGCCGACCACAGAGGTGGCGAAGGTGGAAGCGAGCGCGGCCGGGGCGACCTTGGCCACGGGAACGCCGCGCCCGACGAGGACGGGGCCGAGGATCGAGCCGCCACCGATGCCGTAGATGCCGCCCACCACACCGACCGCGAGCGCCAGGGCGGTGACCGTGCGGGGCGAAGGCCCGGAACGTCGAATCTCCGCAGGCACAGATCGCAGAGTCCGGGCGATGAGCCAGATGCCGAGCGGCAGCATCAACGCAGCGACCAGGAGGCGGAAGACGCCCGGGCCGGGAAGGGCGAATACGCGGATGACTGCCCCGAGGACTACGCCGGGCAGGGTGCCCAGCACGAGGTGGCGTACGAGTGGCCCGGTCAGGACGCCGTCGCGCCGGTAGCGCAGCAGGGCACCTGGCCCCGCGACTACGTTGTAGAGGAGGTTGGTAGGCGTGACGGCCGGGTTGGGCACGGCGAAGACGCTGAGCTGCACCGGGAGCAGGAACACCGCCCCGGACACTCCGACCGGCGCGGTCACCACGGCTATCAGCATTCCGACCGCGAGGCCGGCCGCTCCCAGCTCCCATCCCACCCAGTGCCCCCATGTCGCCGTGCCCCCGTGTCGCCGTCGGCTGATGCCGGCCTGTATCGCTCGTCCTGCCGCGACAGCCTAGATCGCTCGCGTCTCGCTGCCTCAGCACGCTCCACGCCCCCGCGATCGAGGTGTGACGGCACACGCGGACACCCTTCGCTGCGACAGGGCAGAGGCAGCCGTATCCGATGGCTACGAGAACCGCGTTGGACGGGTGACCGTCACGCGGCGACGCCTACGGCATCCGTCGGCCGGAAGGGTTCGGGCCACGGTCATGGTTTCGCGGCGTATCCCCCATGTCCTCGTGCGGCACGTCGGCGAGCAGCACACCGTCGTGGCGCTTCGCCCGTCGCCAGTGCCGGCTCCGGCACGTCGTGTCGAAGTACCGCCGACGAGCGCCCGCACACGTTTCGAAGGCACCTGAGGCCGTGTGGGGTGACGATCCGGATGCTTCTCCTGTTGAAGGCCCAGGTGGCAGCCGAGAGCATCAGGTGTTCGCGTTCAGGAGATGATCGCCTCATGAGCTTCGCCGGTTGTGCCGAACGCGTTCGTGACCGAAGCCTTCCCCACGGGCGGCGCCACACCGCCCTGCGGTGCGCTGTCGGCCACTATTGCCCACTCGGATTCAAGGCGACGTGGTCGTACCTGAGCACGGCCGGCAGCCTCAGGCACGACGAAGCGGCCCTACTGCGGGCCCTGGACATGCTGGAGCTGAGCCGAAACGTGTGGCTCACCGAGTTGGAGGCTTTCGCCGACCGGCGCCGCACGGAGAAACGTCAGAATCGACGAATACCCTCGGCGACGGATCTCCTCCATGTGCACGGCCGGCGGTGGCCCGGCCCTCAAGGGCATCACGCGATGTTCCGGGAGGTCGAACTCTTCTGGGCCGCGCACGCCAAGATTCCGTTCCCTGAAGTACCACATGCTGACAAACCTGACCTTGTCCACCTGGACTCATCGATTGCCGGATGCATCTCGACCTACCTTGGCAATGGTGGGTCGGCAGGACCGGGCCACCGAGACATCCTCCTGAACTGTCTGCCCGAACTCGACAGACGTTGTGCTCAATTGGGATACCCGACGACCTTCACCGAGGCCTTCGCCTACTTCCGCCGCCTGGGGAAGGCGGCCGAGCTGGTAGTCAACGACAGGCCATGAGAGCGGCAGCAACAGCGGACCTACCGTCGGCACAGGACCACCCCCGCACAGACCGGCGGCTCGGTCGTGGCGAGACCGGGCTGTCCCGGGGCGACGGCCTCCAGCCATATCGCGCCCGCCGACAATCTGGCCGAACAAGTCGTCGCCCTATAGATGCCCCAGGCATCTAATGAAGGTCTGTACGTCGCACCCTTCGTCTGCGAGGTCTTCCATGACAGAAGCGGAACCTGTCGCCTTCCCCCAGGACCGGACCTGCCCGTACCACCCGCCCGCCGCCTACGCCCCTCTGCGGGCGACCCGCCCACTGTCCCGGGTCACCCTCTACGACGGTCGTCCGGCCTGGCTGGTCACCGGACGAGACACCGCCCGCGCCCTGCTCGCCGATCCTCGCCTGTCCTCCGACCGCGCCCGCGACGGTTTCCCGGCGCCCACGGCTCGGTTCGCGGCGATCAAGAACCGGAAGACCGCCCTGCTGGGCTTCGACGACCCGGAGCATCGCGTCCAGCGACGCATGGCCGTTCCCGGTTTCACGCTCCGGCGGGCCGGCGAGATGCGCCCGCGCATCCAGCGGATCGTGGACGAACGCATCGACGCGATGACCGCCCAGGGGCCGCCCGTCGAGCTGGTAGGCGCTTTCGCGCTGCCGGTCCCCTCGACCGTGATCTGTGCCCTGCTCGGCGTGCCGTACACCGACCACGACTTCTTCGAAGGACAGTCCAGGCGGTTGCTGCGCGGCCCGAAGACCGAGGACGTCATGGACGCCCGAGATCAACTGGAGGAATACTTCGATGAGTTGATCGACCGCAAACGCAATCAGCCTGAGCCGGGCGACGGCATGCTCGACGAACTCGTGCAACGACAGCTGCGGGACGGGGAGCTGAACCGTGAGGAACTGATCGCCCTGGCGATCATCCTGCTGGTCGCCGGCCACGAGACGACCGCCAACATGATCTCACTCGGCACCTACACTCTCCTCCAACACCCGGACCGGCTGGCGGAGTTGCGCACCGATCCCGCGTTGATTCCGGACGCGGTCGGGGAACTCATGCGGATGCTGTCGATCGCCGACGGGCTGCTGCGGATGGCGCTGGAGGACATCCAGGTGGCCGGGACGACCATCAGGGCGGGCGACGGCGTCGTCTTCTCCACCTCGGTCATCAACCGCGACGAGGACGTCTACGCCGACCCGGACACCCTGGACTGG is a genomic window of Streptomyces sp. NBC_00414 containing:
- a CDS encoding MFS transporter produces the protein MPTTPQIPPSDHRPSVAPHPLKSRITSGLRGAALDTRPLAHPVFRRLLIGQSAAYIGTMVTGVTIPVQVYALSRSSLSVGLTGLAGLVPLVVFGLYGGVVADRFDRRVLYLASALVTWATTLALLFQAVAAVRSVPLILVLVAVQAGAFAMSSAARGAIIPRVVPTHLVPAANTLYFTAGNVGQIAGPLVAGALIALPNGYCWAYGADALLFSLLLYSAFRLPPVKPTGTRIRAGGLRPVLDGLRFIAAAPVLWMSFAVDIAAMTLAMPTALFPEAAALRFHGGAGLLYSAIAIGSVAAGLLSGWIGRVRRQGRALALAVAVWSAAVALAGMVDHLLAAVVLLAAAGAADLVSAVYRQTILQTCTPDALRGRLQGVFTVVVAGGPRLGDLRAGAMASATGLGLAWSGSSLLCLVVVLGGALLVRPFWHYDTASTQADHTTRQS
- a CDS encoding sulfite exporter TauE/SafE family protein — its product is MLIAVVTAPVGVSGAVFLLPVQLSVFAVPNPAVTPTNLLYNVVAGPGALLRYRRDGVLTGPLVRHLVLGTLPGVVLGAVIRVFALPGPGVFRLLVAALMLPLGIWLIARTLRSVPAEIRRSGPSPRTVTALALAVGVVGGIYGIGGGSILGPVLVGRGVPVAKVAPAALASTFATSVVGASTYALLSLAGSGSVAPDWFLGLVCGLGGLIGGYVGARLQPRLPEMYLRLLLGILAAALGTLYAVNSLR
- a CDS encoding carboxylesterase/lipase family protein, with product MNDHTDPVVTTTRGSVRGLSQGGTTAFLNIPYAAPPRGAGRFAAPQPHEPWDGVRDATARGPNAPQSERSLGSVDMSPYFGTGWSHGEDYLTVNVWTPAHADGDLPVMVFVHGGGFVAGSTRSALYDGSAFARDGVVLVTLNYRLGIGGFLDIPGAPANRGLLDVVAALRWVRDNIAAFGGAPHNVTLFGQSAGATVVGGILATPEAAGLFRRAIVQSGNGLGAFTTEQAARVTGAAARHLGIEPHVDAFARIPDDRLVEAASALAGIDLRTATHHDPLVGLSPFSLVLDTQPADTVVAGLGADVDLLIGTNTEEGNLYLVPVGTYATSTSQDVEAVAVRAHPDPARLVDTYRRARPGAAFGELRSAIMGDALFGAGSRALADAHAGRSGAATFGYEFAWRSHALDGQLGAAHAVELPFVFDLARLPRLRGARALLGPDGPPADLATRMHETWIRFASTGDAGWDPYDPERRTTMRIDTEWTQIDDPHGQERQAWARPDPHVVRSPS
- a CDS encoding cytochrome P450 — translated: MTEAEPVAFPQDRTCPYHPPAAYAPLRATRPLSRVTLYDGRPAWLVTGRDTARALLADPRLSSDRARDGFPAPTARFAAIKNRKTALLGFDDPEHRVQRRMAVPGFTLRRAGEMRPRIQRIVDERIDAMTAQGPPVELVGAFALPVPSTVICALLGVPYTDHDFFEGQSRRLLRGPKTEDVMDARDQLEEYFDELIDRKRNQPEPGDGMLDELVQRQLRDGELNREELIALAIILLVAGHETTANMISLGTYTLLQHPDRLAELRTDPALIPDAVGELMRMLSIADGLLRMALEDIQVAGTTIRAGDGVVFSTSVINRDEDVYADPDTLDWHRPARHHVAFGFGIHQCLGQNLARAELEIALRTLFDRLPTLRLAAPADEIPFKPGDTIQGMLELPVTW
- a CDS encoding MBL fold metallo-hydrolase, whose product is MNTITLGNISLTRVWEYSGPVDMTPETFFPESPAKAWEENRGMLVPDFLDDDTRIVNSAIQTWLLRSEGRTILVDTGVGNHKERPYAPVWSRMDTAFLDNLARAGVRPEDVDIVINTHLHIDHVGWNTYLDGRTWVPTFPNATYLMPKDDFDFWHPDNGHRTVLGRGNQNVFEDSVAPVHQAGQTLLWEDSHQIDAGLRLDTAPGHTPGSCVLTLTSGSDRAVLVGDLLHSPVQILEPDSNSCFCEDPAQARATRRKVLGWAADNNALVVPAHLGGHGAAEVVRDGSRFAITGWAAFAPYTEQG
- a CDS encoding helix-turn-helix domain-containing protein → MRGQRELGNFLQIRRARLHPEDVGLPDYGDRRRVPGLRREELALLAGVSASYYTRLEQGQSVGASPEVLDAIARALHLDDAEQRHLHDLAGSMKRRAVVHHPPAEHVDATTFNLLEALGDVPALVSGRRSDVLAWNRMGHALFASHIDPAAPADPGNRPNLARLIFLDPHTRALYADWPSKARAVVENLRMTAGRHPDDALLTSLVGELTIMSPEFAAMWADHGVSPCDSAVYEMHHPLVGSLTVTQQSLRPPQDEERHIVLAVAEPGCASQAALHLLAQATAPSARLERPTDHI
- a CDS encoding helix-turn-helix transcriptional regulator, with protein sequence MSENGQAAGTDREPRDSTHAHLAGEVIGRHQHGYHQLLYVSAGVLAVQTGEASWVASSARGMWIPAGTWHQHRVHGHSSVHTLGFPVHDVLLDSVTPVVVAVDALVRELIIACSEPSLPIPEANRLRAVLRDRLRRALIEPLTLPVPGSPLLKQACALVADDLQHPRTAVWLAKRIGVSERTLARLFRTELGMTYPQWRTNVRVFHAMVLLAEGANVSETGRRCGWATTSAFIDTFNRTMGQTPGTYRARSGA